From Longimicrobiaceae bacterium:
TTTTCTCCGCGATCACCTCACTCACCGGCACCTTCCTCAGCCAGCTTCCCACCTCCCCCTGCGAGCGCTTCCTGGAGCTCTGCGGCGGGACAGGGATCGCGGCCTTGCTGGCGGCACGTACCGCGAGAGAGAGCTGGACCGCCGATATCACCGAGCGCGCCACCCACTTCGCAACCTTCAACGCCCGACTGAACGACCTGCCCAACGTGAAGGTGGCACAGGGCGACCTCTACGAACCCGTGCGCGGCCTGACCTTCGATCGGGTCGTCGCCCACCCGCCTTATGTGCCGGCGACGGAGACGCGATTCCTCTACCGTGACGGCGGGCAGGACGGGGAAGAGATCATCCGTCGGATCCTGCACGGTTTGCCCGACTACCTGGAGCCGGGCGGAAGCTTCTATCTCACCTGCGTCGCCACCGACCGTCGGGAAGGGCCGCTCGAAGAGCGATTCCGCCGGATGCTCGGCCATTCGGAGAACGAATTCGACCTGCTCCTCGTCGTCCATTACGAGATGCCGCCGCCCGAGTACTACGGACGCCTGGCTGCAGCGGGTAGGATTCCCTACACCGCCGCCGAAGAGCGGACCGAGCAGTTCCGCGAGCTCGGAGCGGAGCGGGTCGTCTACTGTAGCATGGTGCTGCGGCGCCAGACTGCTGAGCGTGCACCTTTCACCCTGCGAAGGGAGCGCGGCGTGAACGCAGCCAACAGGGAAGCCGAATGGCTGATCCGTTGGTGGACCCGCGCGATCGAAGAAAAGGACCTGCTGGAGCGTCTGCTCGACTCTCGAGCAAGACTGCTCCCCCACGGGCGCCTCGAGGTCATCCACCGGGTCGAGGATGGCGAGTGGCGCGTGGAGTCGTCGCGAATGCGCGTCGGTTATCCATTCGTGCGCACGATCGACCTGTCCCTGAATGCGGCCATGCTGCTCACCCTCTTCGACGGAGAGCGCACCGGACGTGAGATCTTCGACCGGTTGCAATCCTCCGGTGCGCTACCGCAGGAGGCGACGCCGGAGGGGTTCGCGGAGTTCATCCGCGAGCTGGTGACGGAAGGAGTGCTGGCTCTGGAGGAGACCGGCGAGCCCGAGCAGATGCCCGGAAGTGCAACCGTGGCATCAATCTAGCGAATTGAACTCTCCTGTTCGGCATCGATGGCGGCCATGAAGCGCGGTCGCGGCGACGAATCGTCCGCGACCGCGGCGGTCACGAAAGCAGGAGGAGTTCGATGCAGCGATATACTTCCGAGCAGCGACGGCGCTATGCCGATCAGCTCTGTGCCATGATCAGGGAGTGGATCGGCAACGAAGAAAACCACTTCGAGTTCAGCGTCCAGCGAGGTGTCGAGTGGCGGCCCGAAATGGGCACCGGCGACCGTCATCCGCGACCCAATCCGAGCCTGACCTTCACGCTGTTGATCAACGGAGGTGCCAGGGACACGGCGGGCGAACCGATCATTCCCGCACCACGTGTGTTTGGCGATAACGACGTCATCAATTGACCATCGACAACTGATCATCAATTGATCATGGTGACCGCCCCCTTCACCGTCATCATGGCGTCGGCGGTCACCTGAGTCATCAGACCCTTCACCTGCGTCTGCACCTGGCCCTCGATCTTCACCATCATGCCTTTGATGGTGATCCCCGTCTGGTCGATCTTGATCGAGTTCTGGCCCACTTTCATCTCGATGCCCTGCATCGCCTCCTCGGAGATGGAGCCGAGCTTCGCCTGCGTCGTCGCGTTGCCCATGTTGAGGACGAGCGAGGCGTTGCCCATCTTCAGGGTGGTCGTCAGGTTGCCTTTCTCCAGCGTCAGCTCGTCGTTGCCCACGGCCAGGCTGACGCTACGGTTCCCCTTCTTGATCTCGACCGTCTCGTTACCCTGATCGAGGGTCACGCTGCGGTTGCCCTGTTTCAGCGTGATTGCCTGGTCGCCGGTTGCGAGGGTGATCGTCTGATTCTTGTAGACGTCGACCTTCTGGCTCCCGTCCGAGGCATTCGAGCCGCCGACTCCCACCTCGATCGTCTGGTTGTTGAAGATCTGGACCGTCTGGTCGCCTTTGTCCTTCTTCTCGAAACCCACCTTGCGAGTTTCGTTGTTCTCCACCACCGCGTTCAGATTCTTCTCGGCGTGGAGATAGATCTCCTCCTCCCCTTTCTTGTCCTCGAAGCGGAGCTCGTTGAAGGTCTCCGGACTGCCTTTCGGGGTGCTCCGCGTCTTGATCCCGGTCTGCGTCGCGTTGTCGGGTAGCTTGTACGGGGGCATCGTCTCGGGGTTGTAGACCATGCCCGTGATCAGCGGACGATCCGGGTCGCCCTCGAGGAAGTCCACCACCACCTCAGAGCCGACGCGCGGAATCGCGACCATTCCCCAGTTCTTACCCGTCCACGGCGAGGACACGCGAAGCCAGCACGAGCTGGCGTCGTTCTTCTTCCCCTCCCGGTCCCAGAAGAACTGCACCTTCACCCGGCCGTACTTGTCGGTGAAGATCTCGGCGTCCTTCGGGCCGACTACCACGGCTGTCTGAGAGCCGTAGACCCGCGCCTTGGGAGTGACTCGCGGCGGCGCGAAAGGAACGTCCGCGGGGATACAGCTGAAGGAGTTCTCGTATTTGAAGGGCGCGCCGTCCACATTCTCGTAGTTCTCCACCGACGCGACGTGGCGAACGCTGACCAGGTAGTACTCGCGGTTGGCATCCCGCCGATAGTGACGCTCGATGCCGAACTTGTGCCCGGGAATGAGCATCGGGTAATTGCTCGCTCCGCTCAGCCGCGTCTGGAGAGCGCCGGCCTCGCGGGCCCGAATCTCAGCCGTGCGGGAATTGTCGCTGAGGATCTTCTGCAGCTCCGAGGCCTGGTCTCCCCCGCCAGGGCTGACTCCGTCGAAACGTTTGGCGTACTCACCGGGGTAGTCGTAGAGCTCGGCTGCTGGTGCGCCATTCTCCACTTCGTCCGCTGCCGAGACATCAGTGGACGGGAGCTCGAAGTTGTGATCCCACAGCGTCACCTTTCCGCTCACCATCGAGCTCTCGAAGTCCAGACCCAGGATGCGGGGCTCCGTAAGCCCCTCCGGCACGGTGGAATCGGGTGAGACAGGGATCTTCGTGGTACTGCCCGGAATCGTGGGTGCCTGCAGCGAGATATTGCCGAGCACGAGATCGTGGCTGCCGGACGCGTGCTTGAAGAAGTAGAAGATCCCCTCCTCCTCCATCAGCCGCGAGAGATAGGCGAATGAGGTCTCGCCGTACTGGACACAGTAGTTCCGCGGCTCGAACTGGCCGTTGATCTGATTGGTGTGATCGACGCCGAGCTGCTTCAGAACCTTGGTAAGGATGTCCGGGACCGCCACG
This genomic window contains:
- a CDS encoding methyltransferase, whose amino-acid sequence is MLPFLAATIEEFAAIRSLFARSGYSEANVCARTGVERIEDVETLLEGRAGNPNVADALDVLIRLFIDCLPVPIPAVDTLLAGDGLEALKRLSLLAEHPRQPGHYAASVRLYPTHGLYIASDLETDAPGLAQPEELGQPDHVFSAITSLTGTFLSQLPTSPCERFLELCGGTGIAALLAARTARESWTADITERATHFATFNARLNDLPNVKVAQGDLYEPVRGLTFDRVVAHPPYVPATETRFLYRDGGQDGEEIIRRILHGLPDYLEPGGSFYLTCVATDRREGPLEERFRRMLGHSENEFDLLLVVHYEMPPPEYYGRLAAAGRIPYTAAEERTEQFRELGAERVVYCSMVLRRQTAERAPFTLRRERGVNAANREAEWLIRWWTRAIEEKDLLERLLDSRARLLPHGRLEVIHRVEDGEWRVESSRMRVGYPFVRTIDLSLNAAMLLTLFDGERTGREIFDRLQSSGALPQEATPEGFAEFIRELVTEGVLALEETGEPEQMPGSATVASI
- the tssI gene encoding type VI secretion system tip protein TssI/VgrG, with the translated sequence MAGELTQANRPLRISTPLGKDVLLLERLEGEEYVSSLFRFKLDLLSEKSDLDPAELLGQSVTIEIDFGSETRYINGIISRFGQGPRLVRLARYRAEVVPKLWLGTLVRDNRIFQGVAVPDILTKVLKQLGVDHTNQINGQFEPRNYCVQYGETSFAYLSRLMEEEGIFYFFKHASGSHDLVLGNISLQAPTIPGSTTKIPVSPDSTVPEGLTEPRILGLDFESSMVSGKVTLWDHNFELPSTDVSAADEVENGAPAAELYDYPGEYAKRFDGVSPGGGDQASELQKILSDNSRTAEIRAREAGALQTRLSGASNYPMLIPGHKFGIERHYRRDANREYYLVSVRHVASVENYENVDGAPFKYENSFSCIPADVPFAPPRVTPKARVYGSQTAVVVGPKDAEIFTDKYGRVKVQFFWDREGKKNDASSCWLRVSSPWTGKNWGMVAIPRVGSEVVVDFLEGDPDRPLITGMVYNPETMPPYKLPDNATQTGIKTRSTPKGSPETFNELRFEDKKGEEEIYLHAEKNLNAVVENNETRKVGFEKKDKGDQTVQIFNNQTIEVGVGGSNASDGSQKVDVYKNQTITLATGDQAITLKQGNRSVTLDQGNETVEIKKGNRSVSLAVGNDELTLEKGNLTTTLKMGNASLVLNMGNATTQAKLGSISEEAMQGIEMKVGQNSIKIDQTGITIKGMMVKIEGQVQTQVKGLMTQVTADAMMTVKGAVTMIN